TGGCGCGTGCTCGCCGACGTGCACGTGCTGGCGGGATGCCTCCCCGGCGCGGAACTCACCGAGGAGCTCGGCGAGCAGCTCTACGCCGGACGAGCGCAGGTGGCGGTCGGGCCCATCAAGCTCTCGTTCCACGGGATCGCCCGGGTGCTCGAGCAGGACCGGGAGACCGGGACGATCCGCGTGCTCGCGGAGGGGCAGGACACCGGAGGGGCGAGGACCCAGGCCGACATCACGCTGCGTGCGAGTGCGACCGCTGCGGGGACGGACCTCCGCGCCGACGCGGCCGTGTACCTGACCGGCCGGATCGCCCAGTTCGGCCGTGCGTTGGCCGGCGACATCAGCCGGCGCATGTTCGAGCAGTTCGCCGAGTCGGTCCGCCAGGTCGCCACCACCGGGGAAGCACCGCAGCAGTCCCACGCCGCTCCGAGCGCGTTCCGCATGGTGGTCGCCACCTTGGTGGACCGGATCAAGCGCATCGGCCGTCGCCGAGGTGGGGAGTGAGGGAGGTCCCCTCCACTGGCCGACCCGGTGGCGCACCGGGCGGCGCGGACCGTTGACACCAGGCACGGTCCTCGTGCACCCGGGGCGACCTGCTCGGCCCGCTCGGAACCCACCGACGATTCGGCCGTGCTCGCGACGATGTCCCGCGTGACCGCGGTCAGCTCCGATGAGGACAGGTTCGTCTTCGGCGAGGACGAGTGGGGTCGGCGTCAGCCAATCCCGGGGTTGTTTCGCGTCGTGGTGTCGGGGAGTCGCCGAAGAACCATCGAACATAGTCTACTTTGGACGGAGTTGTCGGGGTTCGATCCGGCGCTCGGAGTGACCTCCGTCCCGCTCCGCACACTGCCCCGTGTCCAGGCCGTCGCCTGGACACGCGACACACCAGACAGACCTCGTTGAGGAGGCGGACGTGTCCACGACGAACACCGGACTGTCCAGAAGAGCCATGCTGTACGCGAGCTTCGCCTCAGTAGCGGGATGGGCGTTCGACCTGTTCGACCTGTTCATCCTGCTCTACGTCGCCGGCACCGTCGGCGACCTGATCTTCCCGGTGGCGAGCCCGACCTTGAGCCTCGCGGCGGTGTACGCCTCGTTCGCCGTGAGCGTGCTGCTCCGTCCGGCCGGAGCCGCGATCTTCGGTGCGATCGCCGATCGGAGCGGGCGCAAGCGGACGATGGTCATCGTGCTGGCCGGCGTGGGCACGTCCACCGCCGCGATGGGAGCCGTGCCGACCTACGCCGTGGCCGGCATCGCCGCTCCGTTGCTGTTCCTGGCCTTGCGGTTGGTGCAAGGCGTGTTCGTCGGTGGTGTCGTCGCGGCGACGCACACGCTGGGCACCGAGAGCGTCGGGCAGCGGTGGCGAGGCCTGATGTCCGGGCTGATCGGTAGTGGCGGAGCGGGCATCGGTGCTGCCCTGGCCAGCGGCGTCTTCATCGTGGTCAGCGAGGTCTTCCCGGGCGAGCAGTTCGACGTCTGGGGATGGCGGGTCATGTTCTTCACCGGGCTCGGGGCGGCGTTGATCAGTTTCCTCGTGCTCCGCGGTGTCGAGGAATCGCCGCTGTGGCGGGCACAGCGGACGAGCCGCGGGCCGAAGACGCGCTTCGTCGACCTGGTTCGCAACGGCAGGGGAGGGTTGTTCGTGCTGAACTTGGTGCTGGTTTCAGGCGCCGGTTCGCAGTACTACCTGACCTCCGGTTTCCTCCCGACGTTGCTTGGCGAGGTCAGCGGTGTCGCCCAGAGCGCCCAGGGCGTGATCCTGCTGGTCTCGAGTCTGGGAGTGGTCGTCGCCGCGATCACGGCGGGAGAGCTCAGCGAGCACTTCGGACGCCGACGCACGATGCTGGTGATCGGCGCGTTCAACCTCGTCGCTCTGCCTTCGCTGGTGTGGTTGATCACGAGCACCGATCCGACGAACACGGCCTTGATCATGTTCTCCGCGTCGGCCCTGGCCTTCTTCGCCAACGCTGCCTACGCTCCGGTCCTGGTGTTCCTCAACGAGCGCTATCCGACGGCGCTGCGGGGACGGGGGACCGCGATCTGCTGGAACCTCGGCTTCATGGTCGGCGGCCTGATGCCGAGTCTCGTCAACCTCGCCAGTCCGGAGCTGGCTGACGTGCCCGGTCGGCTCATGGTGTCCCTCTTCGCGGTGGTCCTGGTCTTCGTCGTCGCGGGAGCGCTGAGCCCGGAGACACGTGGCGCGATGGACGTCGAGGAGACCGATCGGCGAGCGGCGCAGCCCGTGGGTGACTGAGGACCGCCCTCGTCTCCGGCGGCGGTGGTCTCGGGCGCAGCCGGACCGGGTCGGGAGGCGGTCTGTCCACCCCGAGGACGCCCAGACCCGGTGCAGGGCACGCCCTTGACCTCCTCCTCCGGTGCTCGCGAAAACCCGCTCTCAGAAGGGGAATCTCTCCGAAGAGGCAAGCATCGATCGCCGATCGGCCATCTCCAGGTGGAGGTACCGACGCCGCTGGAGACCGGGCGAGCATGGGTGCACGCGGACCACCGCAACCTCGACGAGGAGGACGGAATTGCTCTGCTCGCCATGCTCATCCCACCACACGCGCCGGTCGACCGGAGGTGCCCGGTGACCGGCAAGACGGGACCGCTGGCCGGGATCCGGGTGCTGGACATGACCCGGCTCGCCCCCGGCCCCTACGGCAGCATGCTGCTGGCCGACCTCGGGGCCGAGGTGATCGTGATCGGCGGCGGTCGCTCCGGCCTGCCGGTCCCCGCGCTCTCCCGCGGGAAGGAGTTCATCACCCTCGACCTCAAGACGGACGAGGGGCGCGCGGCGCTGCACCGCCTGGTCGCCGAGTCGGACGTGTTCATGGAAGGGTTCCGGCCCGGTGTCGCTGACCGGATCGGCGCGGGCTACGCCGAACTCAGCGAGATCAACCGGCGGCTGGTCTACTGCAGCGTCACCGGCTACGGGCAGACGGGTCCGTTGGCCGGCCGAGCTGGTCACGACATCAACTACCTGGCGATCGGGGGTGCGCTGGGTACCTTCGGCCCGGCGGACGGCCCGCCGGTGCCGCCGCTGAACCTGGTCGCCGACTTCGCCGGCGGCGGCCTGCTCGCGGCCTTCGGCATCGTCGGTGCCCTCTACGAGCGGGAACGCTCCGGGCACGGGCAGTACCTCGACGCGGCGATGGTCGACGGCGTGCTGTCCATGATGGGCATGAACTTCGTGGACTGGGGAGGGAGATCGCTGCCCCGCCGCGGGGAAGGAGTGCTCGCCGGGTCGATGCCGGCCTACCGCTGCTACGCCTGCGCCGACGGCGGGTACGTGGCGGTCGGCGCGCTGGAGGACGCGTTCTTCGCCAACCTCTGGAAGGCGCTGGACTTGGGAGAGGTGCCGAACCACCTCGACCCGACGAACTGGGACGTGATCACCGAACGGCTCGAGACGTCGTTCCGCAACCGCACGCGCGCCGAGTGGACCGAGTTCTTCGCTGAGGTCGACGCCTGCGTGACACCGGTGCTGGCACCGCACGAACTCGCCGGTTCCGACCAGATCGCGCACCGTCACCCGGGCTTCCGAGCCGACTCGGTGCCCGCAGTGCCGGTGTACTCCCGCACCGCGGCGAGGCCGGGTGAGACGGACACCGAGGACGTCACCGAACGGGTGCTGGGGCGATTCGGCATTCCGCCTGAGGACGCCCGTAAGGCGGCCGGCTCGGCCGGCGGCGGTGCCGTGAAGGGGCTGCGCTGGCCACCTGTCTGACGAGGGCCGCACGTGCCGACGACGACACTTCGAGGAGCGCGAGAGCAGATGGACACCGAACACCAAGACTTCCGTGACAGCGTGCGAAAGCTGGCCGCCGACCAGATCGCACCGCACGCCGCCGCTGTGGACGACGAGGAACGCTTCCCCGTGGAGGCGTGGCAGGCGCTGCGGGAGGCCGAACTGCCCGGCCTCCCCTACGACGAGGAGCTCGGAGGATCCGGTGGCGACCTGCTGTCCCAGGTGATCGCCGTGGAGGAGGTCGCCGCGGCATGTGCCAGCTCCGCGCTGGTCCTGCTGGTCAACTGGGCAGGTACCTCCACCGTGGTCAGCCACGGATCCGACGACCTGCGCGCGGAGGTGGTGCCTGGGGTGGCGTCCGGCGAGGCGGGCGCAGCCTGGTGCATGACCGAGCCGACTGTCGGTTCCGACCTGTCCGGCATCAAGACCGTCGCCCGGCAGGACGGGAGCGACTGGGTGCTCACCGGGCAGAAGCGGTTCATCAGCAACGCTCCTTGGGCGGACTGGTACGCAGTGCTCGCCCGCACCGGTGAGCAGGACTTCGGGGTGTTCATGGTGCACCGCGACGACCCCGGGGTGTCCTTCGGTCCGCACGAGAAGAAGATGGGCATGCGCGGCAGCCCCACCGCCGACGTCGTCCTCGAGGACACGCGGATCCCTGCGCGTCGCGTGGTCGACGACCCCAAGCAGGGCTACCGCTACATCAACGCCGAGCTCAACGTCAGCCGCGCCCTGATCGCCGCGCAGGCGCTGGGCATCGCGCGGGGGGCCTTCGACCAGGCGTTGGCCTACACCGCCGAGCGTGAGCAGTTCGGCCAGTCGCTGTCCCGCTTCCAGATGGTGCGCGGCATGGTCGCCGACATGGCCGTGAGGATCGAGTCCGCCCGTGCGCTGCTCTACGACGCGGTGGCGCTGATCGAGGTCGGCGACCCGCGCGCTCGGTCCCGTGTCTCCATGGCGAAGTTGCTGTGCAGCGACAACGCGATGTCGGTGACCACCGACGCGCTGCAGCTGCACGGCGGTTACGGGTTCACCCGTGAGTACCCGGTGGAACGGATGATGCGCGACGTCAAGATCACCCAGATCTACGAGGGCACCAACCAGATCCAGCGGTTGGTCATCGCCAAGGACGCCTACGCGAGGCAGGTGCGCTCATGACCCGGGCACAGGCGCTCGCCGGGATCCGTGTCCTGGACCTGGGCGAGATCATGCAGGCCCCGCTCGCGGCCCAGGTGCTCGGGGACTTCGGCGCCGAGGTGATCAAGGTCGAGCGGGGTGTCAACGGTGACATGATGCGGTCGCTGGACCGGCGCGCGGTCGAGGAGGGCGAACCGTGCTCCTACTTCGTGGCGGTCAACCGGAACAAGCGCAGCGTCGGGCTGAACCTGAAGACCCGCGAGGGCATGGCGGCGCTGCACAGGTTGCTCGAGCGGACCGACGTGCTCGTGCACAGCTACCGGCCCGCGGCCGTGCGGCGTCTCGGACTGACCTACGAAGAGCTGTCCGAACGGTACCCGAAGCTGGTCTACGCCTCCGCCTCCGGCTTCGGGGAGACGGGGCCGTACGCGCACAAGGCCGGTCAGGACATGCTGGCCCAGTCACTGAGCGGGATGGCCCGCACGGTCGGTGACCCGAACCTGGCCGCGCACATCATGCCGGTGCCGGTGGTCGACTACGCCTCCGGCATGGCGCTGGCGCAGGGGATCCTCGCCGCCCTGCTGGAGCGGGAACGGTCCGGGTGCGGGCAGAAGGTGAGCGTGAACCTGCTGGACACCGCGCTCGCCCTGCAGACCCTGGAGTGCTCCTCCGTGCTCATGAACGGGCGGACCACGAACTGGGTGACCGACTGGTACAGCGGGGTCTTCGAGACCAAGGACGGCATGGTCACCGTGCTGGGCCTGTTCCGGGAGAACGCGCTGCGCCTGCTGTGCGAGGCGCTCGAGGTGGACGACCTCAGCCGCCGGCCCGAGTTCGCCACTGCCGACCTGCAGGCCCGCAACAAGGAACGGGCCAACGAGGTTCTGCGGGACGTCGTCCGCGGACTCACCACCGAGGAGGCGATCGAGCGGTTCGACTCGGTGGACCTGCTCTCCGCTCCGCTGCTGACCCTCGACGAGGCACTGCATCACCCGCAGGTGCTGGAGAACGGGACGATCACCCGGGTCGAGGTCGGGGGCCGGGCCTCCACGCGGATCCTGGGCAACCCGGTGCGGCTCTCCTGCACCCCGGCCACGATCACCCGGGGCGTCGCGGACGTGGGCCAGCACACCGAACCGGTCCTGCGCGAGTTCGGCTTCACCGAGAGCGAGATCGACGCTCTTCGGCAGAGCGGGTCCCTCCGGTGAGCCCATCGACATGGCCGCGACGCGGCCGGAACAGGGAGACGAGCGAGTGAGCGAGCGGAACGCGGCGGTGCTCAGGGAGTTCGGCACCGACTTGGAGATCACGTCCTTCCCGGAGGTGGAACCGAAAGCGGGTGCGGTCGTCGTCGACGTCACCCACGCCGGGATCTGCGGCACGGACATGCACCTGCAGCGCGGCAAGCTGCCGATCCCGCTGCCGGTGGTCCTCGGGCACGAGGCCGTCGGCCGGGTGCGGTGGCTCGGGGAGGGGGTGCGCACCGACGCCACCGGGGCGCCGCTGCACGAGGGTGACCTGGTCTCCTGGGCCTCGAACATCCCGTGCGGCACCTGCTCCTACTGCACGGACGAGGACGAGCCTTCGCTCTGCGAGACGCGCAAGGTCTACGGCATCAACCAGAGCTGCGCCCAGTGGCCGCACCTGTCCGGTGGGTGGTCCGAGCAGATCTACCTGCAGCCCGGCTCGACCATCGTGAAGCTGCCCGAAGGCGTCACCCCGGAACAGGTCATCGCGCTCGGCTGCGCCGGTCCGACGGCGGTGCACGCGGTGCTGGACATCGGCAAGCCCCAGGAGGGCGACGTCGTGGTCGTCCAGGGCAGTGGCCCGGTCGGCCTCGCCGCCGCGATGTACGCGACGATGGCGGGCGCGGCGAAGGTGATCGTCGTCGGCGGACCCGCCAACCGGCTCGAGACGGCACGCCGGCTCGGCGTCGGCGACGTGCACGTCGACATCTTCACCTCGACCGACGTGGCGAGCCGGGTGGCGGAGGTGCTCGCCGAGACACCGGACGGCCGCGGTGCGGACGTCGTGATCGAGGCGACCGGTGTCCCGTCCGCGGTGGCCGAGGGCATCGACCTGACCCGCAAGGGCGGGAAGTACCTCGTCGTCGGGCAGTACACCGATCACGGCCCGACCCCGCTCAACCCGCACCTGATCACCCGCAAGCAGCTCCAGGTGTTGGGCAGCTGGGCGTTCTCGCCGGCGAACCACCTCCATCACGTGCGGTCCGTGCCTCGGCTGGCGGCGCGTTTCGATCTGTCCCAACTGGTCACCCGGTACGACCTGAGCGCGGTGAACCAGGCCCTGGCCGACATGCGCTCGGGCGCGACGCTCAAGCCGGTGCTGGTGAGCGGGGAGGTGTCATGACCGAGATGGATGCACAGACCGTGCGGCGCTTCGACGACGCCGTGGCCCGGATGCTGTCCCGGGCCGAGATCACCGAGCGGGCGGCGACCCGGGGCTTCCCGCACTTCGCCGACCAGAACACGGGGGAGTGGACCCTCTCGCCGGACGGCCACTGGACGGGCGGGTTCTGGGGCGGTCTGCTCGCGCTCGCCGCGGCCACCACGGGCGAGGCACGTCACGCGGAGCTGGCCGGTGACGTCGCCCGTCGGCTCACGGTGCGGGCGAGCTCGAAGACGGCCTTCCGCGGGTTCCTGTTCTTCTACGGCGCCGGGGTGGCGCACCTGATCGGCCAGAGCGCACCGGCACGCGAATCCGCGCTCGCCGGGGCCCGGGGGCTTGCGGCGAGCTTCAACCACGACGCTGGGGTGATCCCGCTGGGTGATGAGGCCGAGGAGGCCGACGCAGTGGGCGAGGGCGCGGCGAACATCGACGCGGTGCCGGGCACGGTGCCGTTGCTCGCCTGGGCCGCGGGCGAACTGGACCAGCCGGAGCTGGCCGAGATCGCCCGGCGCCACGCGGAGCGGCACATCGAGTACTGCGTGCGCGCGGACGGGTCGGTCTGCCAGTCGGCGGCCTTCGACCAGAGCACCGGTGCGCTCGTCCGGCGGTACACGCACAAGGGGCTCGCCGACGACAGCACCTGGGCCCGTGCCCAGGCCTGGGCCATGCTCGGCTTCGCCCAGGCCACCCACTGGGTGTCGCGAGACTTCTTGGACACCGCGCTCACGGTGGCGGACTGGTGGTTGGAGCACCTGCCCGCCGACCACGTCGCGCCGTGGGACTTCGACGCCGGGGCCCCACGGGACACCTCGGCGACCGCGATCGCCGCCGCTGCGCTGCTGAAGCTGTCCGTGCTGGCGCCGGACCGCACGCACTACCGCGAGCGGGCGCTGGCGATGGTGGACGCTCTCGTCACGCGTTTCCTCACGCCGGTGGGAGAGGACGACACCCGACCTGCCGGGATCCTCACCAGTGGCTGCTTCGACCACCGGCGCGGGCTGGCCATCGACAACGAGCTGGTGTGGGGTGACTACTTCCTCGTGGAATGTCTGCTGGTGCTGCGGGGAGTGATCAGAGCTACGGCGCTGTAGGTGACACCCGGGCTAGTATCCGGGGATCTCGACGAGGAGAGACTGCCATGGCGGGTGCTTCGGACGCTGATGCGGACACCGTGCTCGACCAGCTCGCGCTGCGGCACTCCGAGCTGCTGGTGCTGCTGGACGAATCGATCGCGATGAACGTGGTCGCCCGCCGCGTCCGTGAGCTCGGCGCGTTCGACATGTCACTGGTCGGCCGCGTGGAAGCGGGGAACCGGATGGTGCACCGGAGCTGGCAGGGCACGACGAGCACGGCACTGCACCGGCTCGTCGTGCCCGAGGGCCTCGGGCTGGGCGGCAAGAGCATCGCGCAGCGCAAGCCGGTGTGGGTGCGGGACTACCG
This region of Saccharopolyspora hordei genomic DNA includes:
- a CDS encoding acyl-CoA dehydrogenase family protein translates to MDTEHQDFRDSVRKLAADQIAPHAAAVDDEERFPVEAWQALREAELPGLPYDEELGGSGGDLLSQVIAVEEVAAACASSALVLLVNWAGTSTVVSHGSDDLRAEVVPGVASGEAGAAWCMTEPTVGSDLSGIKTVARQDGSDWVLTGQKRFISNAPWADWYAVLARTGEQDFGVFMVHRDDPGVSFGPHEKKMGMRGSPTADVVLEDTRIPARRVVDDPKQGYRYINAELNVSRALIAAQALGIARGAFDQALAYTAEREQFGQSLSRFQMVRGMVADMAVRIESARALLYDAVALIEVGDPRARSRVSMAKLLCSDNAMSVTTDALQLHGGYGFTREYPVERMMRDVKITQIYEGTNQIQRLVIAKDAYARQVRS
- a CDS encoding glycoside hydrolase family 88 protein, which produces MTEMDAQTVRRFDDAVARMLSRAEITERAATRGFPHFADQNTGEWTLSPDGHWTGGFWGGLLALAAATTGEARHAELAGDVARRLTVRASSKTAFRGFLFFYGAGVAHLIGQSAPARESALAGARGLAASFNHDAGVIPLGDEAEEADAVGEGAANIDAVPGTVPLLAWAAGELDQPELAEIARRHAERHIEYCVRADGSVCQSAAFDQSTGALVRRYTHKGLADDSTWARAQAWAMLGFAQATHWVSRDFLDTALTVADWWLEHLPADHVAPWDFDAGAPRDTSATAIAAAALLKLSVLAPDRTHYRERALAMVDALVTRFLTPVGEDDTRPAGILTSGCFDHRRGLAIDNELVWGDYFLVECLLVLRGVIRATAL
- a CDS encoding CaiB/BaiF CoA-transferase family protein, with product MEVPTPLETGRAWVHADHRNLDEEDGIALLAMLIPPHAPVDRRCPVTGKTGPLAGIRVLDMTRLAPGPYGSMLLADLGAEVIVIGGGRSGLPVPALSRGKEFITLDLKTDEGRAALHRLVAESDVFMEGFRPGVADRIGAGYAELSEINRRLVYCSVTGYGQTGPLAGRAGHDINYLAIGGALGTFGPADGPPVPPLNLVADFAGGGLLAAFGIVGALYERERSGHGQYLDAAMVDGVLSMMGMNFVDWGGRSLPRRGEGVLAGSMPAYRCYACADGGYVAVGALEDAFFANLWKALDLGEVPNHLDPTNWDVITERLETSFRNRTRAEWTEFFAEVDACVTPVLAPHELAGSDQIAHRHPGFRADSVPAVPVYSRTAARPGETDTEDVTERVLGRFGIPPEDARKAAGSAGGGAVKGLRWPPV
- a CDS encoding MFS transporter; translation: MSTTNTGLSRRAMLYASFASVAGWAFDLFDLFILLYVAGTVGDLIFPVASPTLSLAAVYASFAVSVLLRPAGAAIFGAIADRSGRKRTMVIVLAGVGTSTAAMGAVPTYAVAGIAAPLLFLALRLVQGVFVGGVVAATHTLGTESVGQRWRGLMSGLIGSGGAGIGAALASGVFIVVSEVFPGEQFDVWGWRVMFFTGLGAALISFLVLRGVEESPLWRAQRTSRGPKTRFVDLVRNGRGGLFVLNLVLVSGAGSQYYLTSGFLPTLLGEVSGVAQSAQGVILLVSSLGVVVAAITAGELSEHFGRRRTMLVIGAFNLVALPSLVWLITSTDPTNTALIMFSASALAFFANAAYAPVLVFLNERYPTALRGRGTAICWNLGFMVGGLMPSLVNLASPELADVPGRLMVSLFAVVLVFVVAGALSPETRGAMDVEETDRRAAQPVGD
- a CDS encoding zinc-binding dehydrogenase, which gives rise to MSERNAAVLREFGTDLEITSFPEVEPKAGAVVVDVTHAGICGTDMHLQRGKLPIPLPVVLGHEAVGRVRWLGEGVRTDATGAPLHEGDLVSWASNIPCGTCSYCTDEDEPSLCETRKVYGINQSCAQWPHLSGGWSEQIYLQPGSTIVKLPEGVTPEQVIALGCAGPTAVHAVLDIGKPQEGDVVVVQGSGPVGLAAAMYATMAGAAKVIVVGGPANRLETARRLGVGDVHVDIFTSTDVASRVAEVLAETPDGRGADVVIEATGVPSAVAEGIDLTRKGGKYLVVGQYTDHGPTPLNPHLITRKQLQVLGSWAFSPANHLHHVRSVPRLAARFDLSQLVTRYDLSAVNQALADMRSGATLKPVLVSGEVS
- a CDS encoding CaiB/BaiF CoA transferase family protein, whose translation is MTRAQALAGIRVLDLGEIMQAPLAAQVLGDFGAEVIKVERGVNGDMMRSLDRRAVEEGEPCSYFVAVNRNKRSVGLNLKTREGMAALHRLLERTDVLVHSYRPAAVRRLGLTYEELSERYPKLVYASASGFGETGPYAHKAGQDMLAQSLSGMARTVGDPNLAAHIMPVPVVDYASGMALAQGILAALLERERSGCGQKVSVNLLDTALALQTLECSSVLMNGRTTNWVTDWYSGVFETKDGMVTVLGLFRENALRLLCEALEVDDLSRRPEFATADLQARNKERANEVLRDVVRGLTTEEAIERFDSVDLLSAPLLTLDEALHHPQVLENGTITRVEVGGRASTRILGNPVRLSCTPATITRGVADVGQHTEPVLREFGFTESEIDALRQSGSLR